In the genome of Olsenella profusa DSM 13989, one region contains:
- a CDS encoding ATP-binding protein, which produces MSGAGSLEGFISAMGGERALRVDENLGDGYVRLKVSEAERRQAQQDIRHLEDIVIEMLRNSRDAGARSIFVSSSREGGIRTLTVIDDGAGIPSALQDRIFDARVTSKLDALRTDRWGVHGRGMALYSVRENVLSARVVCSAPGQGSSIQVLSDTSALSERADQSSWPIIERDDEGVPHVVNGPHNVIRTCVEFALEERGECRVYLGSPAEIVATLVKVSQGRIDPTSLLFVDDFGTLGCVERFALASDAYDLLSIAASIGLEVSERTAHRILSGQIRPLRDVLACRTHEPSGRGHARSSVNLARDQRHLHVSKDDLGEFSRAMERDFARLAERYYLSLEREPQVSVRSGKITVTFSVIQDD; this is translated from the coding sequence ATGTCTGGGGCGGGCTCACTCGAGGGGTTCATCTCCGCCATGGGCGGGGAACGTGCGCTCAGGGTGGACGAGAACCTGGGGGATGGCTACGTGCGCCTGAAGGTCTCCGAGGCCGAGCGACGCCAGGCCCAGCAGGACATCCGCCACCTGGAGGACATCGTCATCGAGATGCTGCGAAACTCCCGTGACGCGGGGGCTCGCAGCATCTTCGTGTCTTCCTCGCGTGAGGGGGGCATCCGCACCCTCACGGTGATCGATGATGGCGCTGGCATCCCGTCGGCCCTCCAGGACCGCATCTTCGATGCGCGTGTGACCTCCAAGCTCGACGCCCTGCGCACGGACCGGTGGGGCGTCCATGGGCGCGGCATGGCCCTCTACTCCGTTCGCGAGAACGTGCTCTCGGCACGCGTGGTGTGCTCGGCCCCTGGCCAGGGATCCTCCATCCAGGTGCTCAGCGACACGAGCGCCCTTTCCGAGCGTGCCGACCAGTCCAGCTGGCCCATCATCGAACGTGATGACGAGGGCGTCCCACATGTCGTGAACGGCCCCCATAACGTCATCCGGACCTGCGTGGAGTTTGCCCTCGAGGAGCGGGGGGAGTGCCGTGTGTACCTGGGCTCCCCGGCAGAGATCGTGGCGACCCTGGTCAAGGTGTCCCAGGGACGCATCGATCCCACGAGCCTGCTCTTCGTGGATGACTTCGGCACCCTGGGCTGCGTGGAGCGCTTCGCCCTCGCCTCGGACGCGTACGACCTGCTATCCATTGCCGCGTCCATCGGCCTGGAGGTAAGCGAGCGCACGGCCCATCGCATACTCTCGGGCCAGATACGGCCCCTGCGCGACGTCCTTGCCTGCCGCACGCACGAACCCTCTGGCCGAGGACACGCACGCTCGTCGGTCAACCTCGCGCGTGACCAGCGCCACCTGCATGTCTCCAAGGATGACCTGGGCGAGTTCTCCCGCGCGATGGAGCGGGACTTTGCAAGGCTGGCGGAGCGCTACTATCTCAGCTTGGAACGTGAGCCACAGGTGAGTGTGCGTTCGGGCAAGATTACGGTCACGTTCTCCGTCATTCAAGATGATTGA
- a CDS encoding stage V sporulation protein S — translation MDFLKVSSKSSPASVAGAIAGMVKDGVPVNIQSVGAGAVNQAVKAIAIARGFLIPTGVDISCAPTFSDIEINGQTRTAIRIAIYVHRITPQAAMVEPTDPTSVVA, via the coding sequence ATGGATTTTCTCAAGGTGTCGAGCAAGTCATCGCCTGCGTCGGTCGCAGGTGCCATTGCCGGCATGGTCAAGGACGGCGTGCCCGTCAATATCCAATCCGTCGGAGCGGGTGCCGTCAACCAGGCAGTCAAGGCGATTGCCATCGCGCGCGGCTTTCTCATCCCGACGGGGGTGGACATCTCCTGCGCACCCACCTTCTCTGACATCGAGATCAATGGCCAGACGCGGACGGCCATACGCATCGCCATCTACGTGCATCGCATTACGCCTCAGGCCGCCATGGTCGAGCCGACGGATCCCACGAGTGTGGTCGCCTAG
- the miaB gene encoding tRNA (N6-isopentenyl adenosine(37)-C2)-methylthiotransferase MiaB — protein MNLHDSERVSGLLDSYGCNLVDEPTEADIVVFMTCSVRRKADTHLYGEATNLARLPQAPGGRRVVAVGGCVAQREGERLCDLIPNVDVVFGTSALSSLPHLLAAAFDEGVGHVQVDTQEEGRGFSTELPSRRAHEWHAWVPIMTGCNNFCTYCIVPHVRGRERSRRLERVVSEVSALVGDGVREVTLLGQNVNSYGRDLYGSPRFAELLREVGATGVERMRFTSSNPKDLSDETIAAMADVGAVMPHLHLAVQSGSTRVLRAMRRTYTREQYLRRVAALRAAIPDIALSTDIIVGFPGETEEDFEQTLSLVREVGFSSAYTFIYSRRPGTPAARMRDDTPREVIQGRFGRLARVVEDCALAASQKELGATIEVLAEGSSKRNDHMMVGHGPKSQTVLFALPEGHACDEYVGKLCDVRVDDARPWFLRGTLVGSPR, from the coding sequence ATGAACCTCCATGACTCAGAACGCGTGAGCGGCCTGTTGGACTCCTATGGCTGCAACCTGGTCGACGAGCCGACCGAGGCTGACATCGTGGTCTTTATGACCTGCTCCGTGCGCAGGAAGGCGGACACGCACCTCTACGGGGAGGCGACGAACCTTGCACGGCTGCCCCAGGCACCGGGAGGGCGACGCGTGGTGGCCGTAGGCGGCTGTGTGGCGCAGCGCGAGGGGGAGCGGCTGTGCGACCTCATCCCCAACGTCGACGTGGTCTTCGGCACCAGTGCGCTCTCGTCCCTGCCCCATCTTTTGGCCGCGGCCTTCGATGAGGGGGTGGGTCATGTGCAGGTCGACACGCAGGAGGAGGGGAGAGGCTTCTCCACGGAGCTTCCGTCCCGCCGCGCGCACGAGTGGCATGCCTGGGTGCCCATCATGACAGGGTGCAATAACTTCTGCACGTACTGCATCGTGCCCCATGTGCGCGGGCGCGAGCGCAGCCGCAGGCTGGAGCGTGTGGTGAGCGAGGTGTCCGCCCTTGTGGGGGATGGCGTGCGCGAGGTCACGCTACTGGGCCAGAACGTCAACTCCTACGGTCGCGACCTGTATGGAAGCCCCCGCTTTGCGGAGCTGCTTCGCGAGGTGGGTGCGACGGGCGTCGAGCGTATGCGCTTTACGTCCTCCAACCCCAAGGACCTCTCGGACGAGACGATTGCGGCCATGGCGGACGTGGGGGCGGTCATGCCTCACCTGCACCTTGCCGTGCAGAGCGGCTCCACACGGGTGCTGCGCGCCATGAGGCGCACCTATACGCGTGAGCAGTACCTCAGGCGCGTGGCGGCACTGCGCGCCGCCATCCCAGACATCGCCCTCTCGACGGACATCATCGTGGGCTTTCCCGGCGAGACCGAGGAGGACTTCGAACAGACGCTCTCCCTCGTACGGGAGGTGGGCTTTAGCTCGGCCTATACCTTCATCTACTCACGGCGCCCCGGCACACCCGCGGCGCGGATGCGGGATGACACCCCTCGTGAGGTCATTCAGGGACGATTCGGCCGTCTGGCACGGGTGGTCGAGGATTGCGCCCTCGCCGCCAGCCAGAAGGAGCTCGGTGCCACCATCGAGGTGCTGGCTGAGGGCAGCTCCAAGCGCAACGACCACATGATGGTGGGCCATGGCCCCAAGAGCCAGACGGTTCTCTTCGCCCTGCCCGAGGGACATGCGTGCGACGAGTACGTGGGCAAGCTCTGTGACGTGCGGGTGGATGACGCCCGCCCCTGGTTCCTGCGTGGAACGCTCGTGGGGAGTCCACGGTGA
- the miaA gene encoding tRNA (adenosine(37)-N6)-dimethylallyltransferase MiaA, with protein sequence MTSPGPIVAIVGPTASGKSSLADALAMRLGGAVISVDAMQVYRGMDIGTAKTPPAGREAPLLMVDVADVREDYSVQRFQSEARACVDVLLSQGQVPILCGGTGLYLDAVIDEVSFPQGRRGSETRLRWERMAEAEGAEALHRELAMRDPKSAELVHPHNMRRVVRALEMLDEGVSYARQHEGLRQRTPHYLTQLYAMMLPRAVLYERIDARVDRMFSQGLVQEVESLRAQGLTEGMTAGQAIGYKEVLAALRGDCSLDEARELIKRRTRHYAKRQLSWLRRDGRARPLDATLPPDELVGQVLSGIQTSRDACRRRS encoded by the coding sequence GTGACATCCCCCGGCCCCATCGTGGCCATCGTTGGCCCGACCGCGTCAGGCAAGAGCTCGCTCGCCGATGCGCTTGCCATGAGGTTGGGGGGCGCCGTCATCTCCGTGGATGCCATGCAGGTGTATCGCGGCATGGACATCGGCACGGCCAAGACGCCTCCTGCCGGGCGCGAGGCTCCGCTCCTCATGGTGGACGTGGCGGACGTGCGCGAGGACTACTCCGTCCAACGCTTCCAGTCCGAGGCGCGCGCATGCGTCGACGTGCTGCTGTCCCAAGGGCAGGTTCCCATCCTCTGCGGCGGTACGGGCCTCTACCTCGACGCCGTGATAGACGAGGTGTCGTTTCCCCAGGGCAGGCGTGGCAGTGAGACGCGCTTGAGGTGGGAGCGGATGGCCGAGGCGGAGGGTGCCGAGGCACTCCATCGGGAGCTTGCCATGCGCGACCCCAAGAGCGCCGAGCTCGTTCACCCCCATAACATGCGGCGCGTGGTGCGTGCCCTCGAGATGCTCGACGAGGGTGTGAGCTATGCGCGCCAGCACGAGGGTCTCAGGCAGCGCACCCCCCATTACCTGACGCAGCTGTATGCCATGATGCTGCCACGTGCCGTGCTGTACGAGCGCATCGATGCGCGAGTCGATCGGATGTTCTCCCAGGGACTCGTCCAGGAGGTCGAGAGCCTCAGGGCGCAGGGGCTCACCGAGGGCATGACGGCTGGGCAGGCCATTGGATACAAGGAGGTGCTCGCCGCCCTGAGGGGCGATTGCTCCCTGGATGAGGCTCGCGAGCTCATCAAGCGAAGGACGCGCCACTACGCCAAGCGTCAGCTCTCTTGGCTCAGGCGCGACGGGAGGGCGCGTCCCCTCGATGCGACGTTGCCCCCTGACGAGCTGGTGGGACAGGTACTGTCTGGGATCCAGACATCCCGGGACGCCTGCCGCAGGAGGAGCTGA